A single genomic interval of Mycolicibacterium holsaticum DSM 44478 = JCM 12374 harbors:
- a CDS encoding SDR family oxidoreductase — MTEPRSVVITGASRGLGLASASQLYRQGWRVVAAMRSVDAGLQRLREATGAAPDDPNLIGVALDLTDPASITAAAKSIEEAVGAPYALVHNAGISAAGMVEETPVSLWEQMFATNIFGPVALTKALLPAMREAGRGRIVLVSSQSGARGMPATAPYSAVKGALERWGESMAAEVAPFGIGVTILVTGTYDTEIITDAGTNDCRDLDGPYAPHHATMDKRGRAAMRIAARSPEKFAVGLAKALDSSKPFVKRPVGPDARMLLIANRMMPSAALHQMIRLMMGIPRFGALARGNTDHG; from the coding sequence TTGACTGAACCGCGCAGCGTCGTCATCACCGGTGCCTCACGGGGCCTCGGCCTGGCATCCGCATCGCAGCTGTACCGGCAGGGCTGGCGGGTGGTGGCGGCCATGCGGTCGGTCGACGCGGGGCTGCAGCGGCTTCGTGAGGCCACGGGAGCGGCACCGGACGATCCGAACCTGATCGGTGTCGCCCTCGACCTCACCGACCCCGCGTCGATCACGGCCGCGGCCAAGTCGATCGAGGAGGCCGTCGGCGCGCCGTATGCACTGGTGCACAACGCCGGAATCTCGGCGGCCGGAATGGTCGAAGAAACCCCGGTGAGCTTGTGGGAGCAGATGTTCGCGACCAACATCTTCGGACCCGTCGCGCTCACCAAGGCGCTGCTGCCCGCCATGCGCGAGGCCGGACGCGGCCGCATCGTTCTGGTGTCGAGCCAGAGTGGGGCACGGGGAATGCCTGCCACCGCACCGTATTCGGCCGTCAAAGGGGCGCTGGAACGCTGGGGCGAGTCGATGGCCGCCGAGGTCGCGCCGTTCGGCATCGGGGTGACGATCCTGGTGACCGGCACCTACGACACCGAGATCATCACCGACGCGGGAACCAACGACTGCCGTGATCTCGACGGTCCGTACGCCCCGCACCATGCCACGATGGACAAGCGCGGGCGTGCGGCGATGCGCATCGCCGCACGATCGCCGGAGAAGTTCGCGGTGGGCCTGGCCAAAGCGCTCGACAGCTCAAAACCGTTCGTCAAACGACCGGTGGGTCCTGACGCACGAATGTTGTTGATCGCCAACCGGATGATGCCCTCGGCCGCGCTGCACCAGATGATCCGGCTGATGATGGGTATCCCGCGTTTCGGCGCACTTGCAAGGGGAAACACAGACCATGGCTGA
- a CDS encoding SDR family NAD(P)-dependent oxidoreductase, giving the protein MTELRFDGKVVVVTGAGRGIGRSHALLLAAKGAAVVVADNGASIDGTAWRTGPADAVAAEIAQSGGSAVACSASVADEDGAKSIVDTAVDAFGRIDAVINNAGVHDPGLFETLSVERFRAMLDVHFFGTLFLSRAAWPHLRNAGHGRIVNTVSEAMLGGIPELTSYGAAKGAVLGLTRNLATEGVTHGIGVNALAPRAYTRMSASQAKQLAEQFALSEDAMAEINAGMPPELCSPAAAFLAHESCPLNGEVLMAGMGGVSRLAVVRTQGIWKSPLTAEDIADNLDQIMNVNDAYTTEATRSVL; this is encoded by the coding sequence ATGACCGAACTGCGTTTCGACGGCAAGGTGGTCGTCGTCACGGGAGCCGGCCGGGGCATCGGTCGCAGCCACGCATTGCTGCTGGCTGCCAAGGGGGCTGCAGTCGTCGTCGCCGACAACGGGGCCAGTATCGACGGCACCGCTTGGCGCACTGGGCCCGCCGACGCCGTGGCTGCTGAGATCGCGCAGTCCGGGGGCAGCGCGGTGGCGTGCAGTGCGTCGGTCGCCGACGAAGACGGGGCGAAATCGATCGTCGACACGGCTGTCGACGCCTTCGGCCGCATCGACGCGGTGATCAACAACGCGGGCGTGCACGACCCGGGTCTGTTCGAGACTCTGTCGGTCGAGCGGTTCCGCGCGATGCTTGACGTGCACTTCTTCGGAACGCTTTTTCTGTCGCGGGCCGCATGGCCGCACCTTCGCAACGCGGGCCACGGGCGCATCGTCAACACCGTTTCGGAGGCCATGCTCGGTGGCATCCCGGAACTGACCAGCTACGGGGCTGCCAAGGGCGCGGTCTTGGGGCTGACGCGCAACCTGGCCACGGAGGGGGTCACCCACGGCATCGGGGTCAACGCACTGGCGCCGCGCGCCTACACGCGCATGTCGGCGTCGCAGGCAAAGCAGTTGGCCGAGCAGTTCGCCCTGTCCGAGGACGCCATGGCCGAGATCAATGCTGGTATGCCGCCTGAACTGTGTTCTCCCGCAGCGGCTTTCCTGGCGCACGAGTCATGCCCGCTCAACGGCGAAGTCCTGATGGCCGGTATGGGCGGTGTCTCGCGCCTGGCGGTCGTGCGCACCCAGGGCATCTGGAAGTCGCCGCTGACCGCCGAGGACATCGCCGACAACCTCGATCAGATCATGAACGTCAACGACGCCTACACCACCGAAGCAACCAGGAGTGTCCTGTGA
- a CDS encoding aldehyde dehydrogenase family protein, whose protein sequence is MADVRFESKMMIDGKLVDGEAGTFTNINPATEEVLGEVADASTADMHRAIDAARRAFDETDWSTNHAFRQRCLLQLQEALKSEQEELREELILEVGCPRAITHGPQLDAPLSDALRYPARLIDEYPWETSLGDALVSVTGVNTTRKVWREPVGVVGAIVPWNFPFEVSIQKIGQALGTGNTVVLKPAPNTPYNATRLGRLIAENTDIPPGVVNVVTASDHFVGEELTLSPKVDLISFTGSTVVGRRIMEKGAATMKRLFLELGGKSATIVLEDADFALGCMMGIAPCMHAGQGCANPTRLLLPRSRYDEGVEILKGIYEGVAAGDPQDPGTLCGPVISDRQRSRIRGYIHKGVEEGATLLVGGAEAPDGMDKGFFVKPTLFVDVDNSMTIAQEEIFGPVLSVIPFDDEDDAVRIANDSPYGLAGNVMAGTLDRALSVAKRLRAGFIGLNGTAGYGADTPFGGYKASGVGRQNGVAGFDQYTEIKSVAYPAG, encoded by the coding sequence ATGGCTGACGTTCGCTTCGAATCCAAGATGATGATCGACGGCAAGCTCGTCGACGGCGAGGCAGGCACCTTCACCAACATCAACCCGGCGACCGAAGAGGTGCTCGGAGAAGTGGCCGACGCGTCGACGGCCGATATGCACCGTGCGATCGACGCTGCACGTCGCGCCTTCGACGAAACCGACTGGTCGACCAACCATGCGTTCCGCCAGCGGTGCCTGTTGCAACTGCAGGAGGCGCTGAAGTCGGAACAGGAAGAGCTGCGTGAGGAACTCATCCTCGAGGTCGGCTGCCCGCGCGCCATCACGCACGGCCCGCAGCTTGACGCGCCGCTGTCCGATGCGTTGCGGTACCCGGCTCGGCTGATCGACGAATACCCCTGGGAGACCTCGCTGGGCGATGCGCTCGTGTCGGTCACCGGGGTCAACACCACCCGCAAAGTCTGGCGTGAGCCCGTCGGCGTGGTCGGGGCGATCGTGCCGTGGAACTTCCCGTTCGAGGTCAGCATCCAGAAGATCGGCCAGGCACTGGGGACCGGCAACACCGTCGTGCTAAAACCCGCACCTAACACGCCGTACAACGCGACTCGGCTGGGTCGGCTGATCGCGGAGAACACTGACATCCCACCGGGTGTCGTCAACGTCGTCACCGCCTCCGATCATTTCGTGGGCGAGGAACTCACCCTGTCACCGAAGGTGGATCTGATCTCGTTCACCGGATCCACCGTCGTCGGTCGACGGATCATGGAGAAGGGCGCGGCGACGATGAAGCGGCTGTTCCTCGAACTCGGTGGCAAGTCGGCGACCATCGTGCTGGAGGACGCGGATTTCGCGCTGGGCTGCATGATGGGCATCGCGCCGTGCATGCACGCCGGCCAGGGCTGCGCCAACCCGACGCGGCTGCTGCTGCCTCGATCCCGCTACGACGAAGGCGTGGAGATCCTCAAGGGCATCTACGAAGGCGTCGCAGCGGGGGACCCGCAGGACCCCGGCACGCTGTGCGGTCCGGTGATCTCCGACAGACAACGCAGCCGCATCCGCGGATACATCCACAAGGGTGTCGAGGAAGGCGCGACGCTGCTGGTCGGCGGCGCCGAGGCGCCCGACGGTATGGACAAGGGCTTCTTCGTCAAGCCAACGCTGTTCGTCGATGTGGACAACTCGATGACGATCGCGCAGGAGGAGATCTTTGGGCCCGTCCTCTCGGTGATTCCGTTCGACGACGAGGATGACGCGGTGCGCATCGCCAACGACAGCCCGTACGGCCTGGCCGGCAACGTCATGGCGGGCACCCTGGACCGTGCTCTTTCGGTGGCCAAACGACTTCGGGCCGGCTTCATCGGCCTGAACGGCACCGCCGGCTACGGCGCCGATACACCGTTCGGCGGATACAAGGCCAGCGGCGTCGGACGCCAGAACGGTGTTGCGGGGTTCGACCAGTACACCGAGATCAAGTCCGTCGCCTACCCGGCCGGCTGA
- a CDS encoding cytochrome P450 yields the protein MTDFENVDFFTDETLVTDPYPYFDHLRSKCPVVQATPLNVLAVTGYEEALAVYKDSSFSSCVSVAGPFSGMPFGPGESDDVSELIEQHRAAVPMAEHITAQDPPLHTRTRGLLNKLITPKRLKENEDFMWRLADQQLDTFLDKGSCEFLTAYAKPFSLLVIADLLGVPVEDHEEFKGVFAMETVGELGKDAPTSHNPLEWLNDKFYSYIEDRRRSPREDVLTELAHAKYEDGSTPEIEDVMNVSTFLFAAGTETTTKLVSSAVRFIADNSGYEKELRDDRSKIPAFLEETLRMESPVKSHFRMARTTTKIGDVDVPAGTIVMLLPGACNRDARKFADPHTFQVDRPNVREQIAFVRGIHSCPGAPLARAEGRISLNRILDRMEDITISAEQHGPPDNRNFTFEPTFIMRGLSELHITFTPTA from the coding sequence GTGACCGATTTCGAGAACGTCGACTTCTTCACCGACGAAACGCTCGTAACCGACCCGTACCCCTACTTCGACCATCTGCGATCCAAATGCCCTGTGGTGCAAGCGACCCCGTTGAACGTGTTGGCCGTCACCGGATATGAAGAGGCGCTGGCCGTGTACAAGGACTCCAGCTTCTCATCCTGCGTGTCGGTCGCCGGGCCGTTCTCCGGCATGCCTTTCGGCCCGGGTGAGTCCGATGACGTCTCCGAACTGATCGAGCAACACCGCGCGGCCGTACCGATGGCCGAACACATCACCGCGCAGGATCCGCCGTTGCACACCCGGACGCGGGGTTTGTTGAACAAACTCATCACGCCCAAGCGCCTGAAAGAGAACGAAGACTTCATGTGGCGGTTGGCCGACCAGCAACTCGACACCTTCCTGGACAAGGGCAGCTGCGAATTCCTGACCGCGTACGCCAAACCGTTCTCCCTGTTGGTCATCGCCGACCTTCTCGGTGTGCCCGTCGAAGACCATGAAGAGTTCAAAGGGGTCTTCGCGATGGAGACGGTCGGGGAGCTCGGCAAGGACGCGCCGACATCGCACAACCCGCTGGAGTGGCTCAACGACAAGTTCTACTCCTATATCGAGGACCGCAGGCGGTCACCGCGCGAGGACGTGCTGACCGAACTCGCACACGCCAAGTACGAAGACGGGTCGACCCCCGAAATCGAGGACGTGATGAACGTCTCGACGTTCCTGTTCGCCGCCGGTACCGAGACGACGACGAAGCTGGTCAGCTCGGCGGTGCGGTTCATCGCCGACAATTCCGGCTACGAAAAGGAACTCCGCGACGACCGCAGCAAGATCCCGGCTTTCCTCGAAGAGACATTGCGGATGGAAAGCCCGGTCAAATCCCACTTCCGGATGGCGCGCACCACTACGAAGATCGGCGACGTCGACGTGCCCGCCGGCACCATCGTGATGCTGCTGCCCGGCGCGTGCAACCGCGACGCACGGAAGTTCGCCGACCCCCATACGTTCCAAGTGGACCGTCCGAACGTGCGTGAACAAATAGCGTTTGTCCGCGGCATCCATTCGTGCCCGGGTGCACCGCTGGCTCGCGCTGAGGGGCGGATCTCGTTGAACCGGATCCTCGACCGGATGGAGGACATCACGATCTCCGCCGAACAACACGGCCCGCCGGACAACCGCAACTTCACCTTCGAGCCGACGTTCATCATGCGCGGCCTGTCCGAACTGCACATCACGTTCACGCCGACCGCCTAG
- a CDS encoding cytochrome P450, which yields MQQLFDDLDDFGEFDDFVSGDVRDPYTELARLRREEPIQKIEIPGIPGQEGKPIVMVYRYEEAQQMLRDNETFSSAIIIQAFGDVFGKHVMLGMDEPEHGRHRALVAKAFSQKALARWEDTLVTKIGNSMIDRFADRGSADLAKEFNFPYPTLIIAGLLGLPRDDYAQFQKWSISLLSFTVNAERGRQASLALADYFAPILAARREEPRDDLISGLAAAEIDGEKLSDEEIYSFLRLLLPAGVETTYRALGNLLFGLLSNPEQLEALRADRSLIPQAIEEAVRWEPPLSMITRVASRDTELGGVQIPEGSSVMPVLGAANRQDERFAHPDQFDIFREAKANIGWGYGVHICLGMHLARMEMRVALNLLLDRLPNLRMNPAADDPYIRGQVFRSPTSVPVVFDTPAGR from the coding sequence GTGCAGCAGCTGTTTGACGACCTCGACGACTTCGGCGAGTTCGACGACTTCGTATCGGGGGATGTGCGCGACCCGTACACCGAACTGGCGAGGTTGCGTCGGGAAGAGCCCATTCAGAAGATCGAGATCCCCGGCATACCAGGGCAAGAGGGTAAGCCGATCGTCATGGTGTATCGCTATGAGGAAGCCCAGCAGATGCTGCGGGACAACGAAACGTTCTCCTCGGCGATCATCATCCAGGCGTTCGGCGATGTGTTCGGCAAGCATGTGATGCTCGGCATGGATGAACCCGAACACGGCAGGCATCGAGCGCTGGTGGCAAAGGCGTTCTCGCAGAAGGCCTTAGCTCGCTGGGAAGACACCTTGGTGACCAAGATCGGTAACTCGATGATCGACCGGTTCGCCGACCGGGGCAGCGCCGATCTGGCCAAGGAGTTCAACTTCCCGTACCCCACGCTGATCATCGCTGGGCTACTCGGCTTGCCTCGAGACGACTATGCGCAGTTTCAGAAGTGGTCCATCTCGCTGCTGTCGTTCACCGTCAACGCCGAGCGCGGCCGCCAAGCCTCCCTGGCGCTGGCCGATTACTTCGCCCCGATCCTCGCTGCGCGCCGGGAAGAACCCCGCGACGACCTCATCAGCGGACTGGCCGCAGCCGAGATCGACGGGGAGAAACTCTCGGACGAGGAGATCTACTCGTTTCTGCGGCTGCTTCTTCCGGCCGGGGTCGAAACCACCTACCGCGCACTGGGAAACCTGTTGTTCGGCTTGCTGAGCAATCCCGAACAGCTCGAGGCCCTTCGAGCCGACCGTTCCTTGATACCGCAGGCGATCGAAGAAGCGGTGCGCTGGGAGCCCCCGCTGAGCATGATCACCCGGGTGGCCAGTCGGGACACCGAACTCGGCGGCGTGCAGATCCCCGAGGGTTCCTCGGTGATGCCGGTGCTGGGCGCGGCCAATCGGCAAGACGAACGTTTCGCGCACCCCGATCAGTTCGACATCTTCCGCGAGGCCAAGGCCAACATCGGCTGGGGCTACGGTGTGCACATCTGCCTCGGCATGCATCTGGCGCGGATGGAGATGCGGGTGGCGCTGAACCTGTTGCTGGACCGGCTGCCGAACCTACGGATGAATCCCGCGGCCGACGACCCCTACATCCGCGGGCAGGTGTTTCGCTCACCGACTTCGGTGCCCGTCGTGTTCGACACCCCAGCCGGTCGATGA
- a CDS encoding CbbQ/NirQ/NorQ/GpvN family protein: MQVKPPRPYYVPVANEEQVFKAAYRQGLSIALKGPTGCGKTRFVEAMAHDLDRPLVTVSCHDDLTTADLVGRFLLRGGDTEWVDGPLTRAVRDGAICYLDEVVEARQDTTVVLHPLADHRRQLPIERLGVTLDAAPGFCLVVSYNPGYQSVLKDLKDSTRQRMVAIEFGFPTHDVEEKIVANEAAIDHDRAAELVRLGQAIRRLETGGLREVASTRVLIAAGRLIAEGLTPRDAARAAIAGPLTDDSTVTRGLIEMIDAYLLDRSPND, from the coding sequence ATGCAGGTGAAGCCGCCGCGCCCGTACTACGTGCCCGTCGCAAACGAGGAACAGGTGTTCAAGGCGGCCTACCGGCAGGGTCTCTCGATTGCGCTGAAGGGTCCGACCGGATGCGGTAAGACGCGCTTCGTCGAGGCGATGGCACACGATCTGGACCGTCCATTGGTCACCGTCTCCTGTCACGACGACCTGACCACCGCCGATCTCGTCGGCCGGTTCCTTCTGCGTGGCGGCGACACCGAGTGGGTGGACGGGCCACTGACCCGTGCCGTCCGCGACGGCGCGATCTGCTATCTGGACGAAGTCGTCGAGGCCCGCCAGGACACCACCGTCGTGCTGCATCCGCTGGCAGATCACCGGCGGCAACTGCCGATCGAGCGACTGGGCGTCACGCTGGACGCGGCGCCGGGTTTCTGCCTGGTCGTGTCGTACAACCCGGGATATCAAAGTGTGCTCAAGGATCTCAAAGACTCGACGCGCCAACGGATGGTCGCAATCGAATTCGGCTTTCCGACACACGACGTGGAAGAGAAGATCGTCGCCAACGAAGCGGCGATCGACCATGACCGCGCCGCCGAACTCGTGCGGCTCGGACAGGCGATCCGGCGGTTGGAGACCGGGGGACTCCGCGAAGTCGCCTCCACCCGAGTGCTGATCGCGGCGGGCCGGCTGATCGCCGAGGGGCTGACCCCGCGGGACGCGGCGCGGGCTGCGATCGCCGGTCCGCTCACCGATGACTCGACGGTGACCCGTGGCTTGATCGAGATGATCGACGCCTACCTGCTCGACCGGTCGCCGAACGATTGA
- a CDS encoding ABC transporter substrate-binding protein → MSYESTAEPIKFGYLMDFKLPDLYPQEMKEDLSNPFELIFADAVENGEIDRPIQIIYKEVEGLPKGSVKAVIDAYGELVDEGCLAVFGPHITDNCVPTREAIEERFRVPALSVTGSDAWLGEWTFSFPQGSLTDEPIFWADLLAKGGHTEVGVLMEQSLVGETYVKNFRTACRRKGIRIVAEAAIAQTAQDVSAAVRTLYEAKAQAVVHAGFGFGIVFVNPALEELGWDPPRFTSTAFQNAWINPIMWNAFMGWTGVDQYDEGNPVGQRFLDKYQQKFGRRPEYCVPVVNCDVATALLRACTDAHPLSPRGVKEALERVKMMPAAAGAPGTRVSFGNWTRRAWMGAGYLVARRLDADGVTSHLVDRFGEE, encoded by the coding sequence ATGTCCTACGAGAGCACCGCGGAACCGATCAAGTTCGGGTACCTCATGGATTTCAAGCTGCCCGACCTGTATCCGCAGGAGATGAAGGAAGACCTGTCCAATCCCTTCGAGCTGATATTTGCCGACGCGGTGGAGAACGGCGAGATCGACCGGCCGATCCAGATCATCTACAAGGAGGTCGAGGGTCTTCCCAAGGGGTCGGTCAAGGCGGTGATCGACGCGTACGGCGAGCTCGTCGACGAGGGCTGTCTCGCGGTGTTCGGGCCGCACATCACCGATAACTGCGTGCCGACCCGCGAGGCCATCGAGGAGCGGTTCCGCGTTCCCGCGCTCAGCGTCACCGGCAGTGACGCCTGGTTGGGGGAGTGGACGTTTTCCTTTCCGCAGGGGTCGTTGACCGACGAGCCGATCTTCTGGGCGGACCTGTTGGCCAAGGGCGGCCACACCGAGGTGGGTGTCCTCATGGAGCAGTCCCTGGTGGGCGAGACGTATGTGAAGAACTTCCGAACTGCCTGTCGACGCAAGGGGATTCGGATCGTCGCCGAGGCGGCGATCGCGCAGACGGCACAGGACGTCTCGGCTGCGGTGCGCACCCTGTACGAAGCCAAGGCGCAGGCCGTCGTGCACGCCGGCTTCGGCTTCGGCATCGTCTTCGTCAACCCCGCCCTGGAAGAGCTCGGTTGGGATCCACCCAGGTTCACCAGCACCGCCTTCCAGAACGCGTGGATCAACCCGATCATGTGGAACGCGTTTATGGGATGGACCGGTGTCGACCAGTACGACGAGGGCAACCCCGTCGGCCAGCGGTTCCTCGACAAGTACCAGCAGAAGTTCGGCCGTCGGCCGGAATACTGTGTGCCCGTGGTGAACTGCGATGTCGCCACGGCACTGCTACGTGCGTGCACCGATGCGCACCCGCTGAGCCCGCGTGGGGTCAAGGAGGCGCTGGAACGCGTCAAGATGATGCCCGCCGCCGCGGGAGCACCGGGCACCCGTGTCTCCTTCGGCAACTGGACCCGCCGGGCCTGGATGGGTGCCGGATATCTGGTGGCCCGACGACTGGACGCCGACGGAGTCACCTCCCATCTCGTCGACCGCTTCGGTGAGGAGTAA
- a CDS encoding nitric oxide reductase activation protein NorD, whose amino-acid sequence MDDSAVSEDAGNPKRLALLASALANRTVAVAPTAPGEAAWTDGITVYIDPTASAPSQLQSVAVQASLLASGGLEPDVVRRLTRRPALARRYLAVEGQRALSTNDDLLPFGVRCLLDLDMAARADSAVGSLKVAGAERDIADPPPGFGVIRAQKLLAARSAVARAESVSGHVPRRETNKVIADLDDDSAEDVIDPFSSPVGGGGALGKLLKRMTRSVRKLSDGGTPGVDSPTHRSRKGIRGSGAVTSTAAGPVDADSGQGSGDEGHTYPEWDFGRRCYRPDWCTVQEIDPPIEKGPVLARPDVHALRRPLTRLGIGLDRCHRQTQGDDIDVDAAVEARVETLAGSTPDEAVYLDSLRRRRDLAVLILLDVSGSASEAGTFGQTVHEQQRAAAAALTIALHELGDRVALYAFQSQGRSAVHLVPVKRFDDHFDTMVMRRLSSLTPGAYSRLGAAIRHGTAVMTEKAGTSRRLLVVLSDGLAYDHGYERQYGAADVRRALGEARREGIGCLCLTIGAATDSGELARVFGSAAHASIPKPTQLADVIGPLFRAALRTADLRRRVGSRKSLNQTSVPR is encoded by the coding sequence GTGGACGACAGCGCAGTCAGCGAGGACGCCGGTAACCCCAAACGCCTGGCGCTGCTGGCCTCCGCGCTCGCCAACCGCACGGTGGCCGTCGCGCCGACAGCCCCGGGTGAGGCGGCCTGGACCGACGGCATCACGGTGTACATCGACCCAACGGCGAGTGCGCCCAGCCAACTCCAGTCGGTCGCGGTGCAGGCGTCGCTGCTGGCCAGCGGAGGTCTGGAGCCCGACGTGGTGCGCAGGCTCACCCGGCGCCCCGCGCTGGCCCGGCGATATCTCGCGGTCGAAGGCCAGCGGGCACTGTCGACGAACGACGACCTGCTGCCGTTCGGTGTTCGTTGCCTGCTTGACCTCGACATGGCGGCGCGGGCCGATTCGGCGGTCGGGTCGCTGAAGGTCGCTGGAGCCGAGCGCGACATCGCTGACCCGCCCCCTGGCTTCGGTGTGATCAGGGCACAAAAACTGTTGGCGGCGCGTTCCGCCGTCGCACGGGCGGAATCGGTGAGCGGGCACGTCCCGCGCCGCGAGACCAACAAGGTGATAGCCGACCTCGATGACGACAGCGCCGAAGACGTGATCGACCCCTTCTCGAGCCCTGTCGGCGGTGGAGGGGCCCTCGGCAAGCTCCTGAAGCGGATGACGCGCAGTGTGCGCAAACTATCCGACGGTGGCACACCGGGTGTAGATTCGCCAACCCACCGCTCTCGCAAGGGTATTCGTGGATCCGGCGCGGTTACCTCCACGGCAGCCGGCCCCGTGGACGCCGACAGCGGGCAGGGTTCCGGGGATGAGGGCCACACATATCCGGAGTGGGACTTCGGCCGACGCTGCTACCGGCCGGACTGGTGCACGGTGCAGGAAATCGATCCCCCGATCGAAAAGGGGCCCGTGCTGGCACGGCCCGACGTGCATGCGCTGAGGCGACCCCTGACCCGGCTCGGCATCGGACTGGACCGATGCCACCGGCAGACCCAGGGCGACGATATCGACGTTGACGCCGCGGTGGAAGCGCGCGTGGAAACACTGGCGGGTTCGACGCCCGACGAGGCCGTATACCTCGACAGCTTGCGCAGACGTCGTGATCTGGCGGTGCTGATCCTGCTCGACGTCTCGGGTTCCGCCTCGGAGGCGGGAACTTTCGGGCAGACCGTGCACGAGCAGCAGCGCGCGGCCGCCGCGGCGCTGACGATTGCGCTACACGAACTCGGAGACCGCGTGGCGCTGTACGCGTTCCAGTCGCAGGGGCGTTCGGCCGTGCACCTGGTCCCGGTCAAGCGGTTCGACGACCATTTCGACACGATGGTGATGCGGCGCCTGAGCAGTCTGACCCCGGGCGCATACTCACGGCTCGGCGCGGCCATCCGGCACGGCACGGCGGTGATGACAGAGAAGGCGGGCACCTCGCGCCGCTTGCTGGTCGTGCTGTCCGACGGTTTGGCCTACGACCACGGCTACGAACGGCAGTACGGGGCGGCCGACGTACGACGGGCGTTGGGGGAGGCCCGGCGGGAGGGCATCGGCTGCCTGTGCTTGACGATTGGCGCTGCCACCGACTCCGGTGAACTGGCCAGAGTGTTCGGCAGTGCCGCGCATGCGTCCATCCCCAAACCCACGCAGCTGGCCGACGTGATCGGCCCGTTGTTCCGCGCGGCGTTGCGCACTGCCGACCTGCGTCGGCGTGTCGGTAGCCGGAAAAGCTTGAACCAAACATCTGTTCCGCGTTAG
- a CDS encoding spirocyclase AveC family protein: MTTETPKADAAPTAAVEPPKRSWLGPTISVAALLAIAVFFGVNTRKGPGSPRIANPDVEGAPRPVEVLFGWSTSTWVVILETFTVITMAVIIILWVVHWRRNPHNPTLLMALVTSLIVWQDPIMNWSPFAVYNPELAHLPEDWPLVSLSPTVEPFVVLGYVMFYLGPYFPAVWILRKLQARRPVDSFVWRHPLISLAAIIFPIGVVVDAALEITLVRTGMYIYSQVPPWASVFTGDTYQFPLIWEVVAVTFVMIPAGVLLYRDDTGKSVAEKLAQRARIFPSKPRLGTFIVMFVIINIAYFCYGGLFAIVKATKISTSVACPWPYPEVKIYDPQGFYEENGQEGPYSVGIMSTWMSGQPDGRPDVELGAKSDRCAPEAQR, translated from the coding sequence ATGACCACTGAAACCCCGAAGGCCGATGCCGCACCGACGGCGGCCGTCGAGCCGCCGAAGCGTTCCTGGCTCGGGCCGACGATCTCGGTGGCCGCACTTCTGGCCATCGCCGTGTTCTTCGGTGTCAACACCCGCAAGGGGCCGGGTTCCCCGCGGATAGCCAACCCGGACGTCGAGGGCGCGCCACGGCCGGTGGAGGTGCTGTTCGGGTGGAGCACGTCGACCTGGGTGGTGATCCTCGAGACCTTCACCGTCATCACGATGGCCGTCATCATCATCCTGTGGGTGGTGCACTGGCGGCGCAACCCACACAACCCCACGCTGTTGATGGCTTTGGTGACGTCGCTGATCGTGTGGCAGGACCCGATCATGAACTGGTCACCGTTCGCGGTCTACAACCCGGAACTGGCGCACCTGCCCGAGGACTGGCCACTGGTGTCGCTGTCACCGACGGTGGAGCCGTTCGTGGTTCTCGGCTACGTGATGTTCTACCTCGGACCGTACTTCCCGGCCGTCTGGATCCTTCGAAAACTGCAGGCGCGCAGACCCGTTGATTCATTCGTGTGGCGTCACCCGCTGATCAGCCTGGCGGCCATCATCTTCCCGATCGGCGTGGTCGTCGACGCGGCGCTCGAGATCACCTTGGTGCGCACCGGCATGTACATCTATTCGCAGGTGCCGCCGTGGGCGTCGGTGTTCACCGGAGATACCTATCAGTTCCCGCTGATCTGGGAAGTGGTGGCGGTGACGTTCGTGATGATCCCCGCCGGTGTGCTGCTCTACCGCGACGACACCGGTAAATCCGTCGCGGAGAAGCTGGCTCAGCGTGCCCGGATTTTCCCCTCGAAACCCAGACTGGGCACCTTCATTGTGATGTTCGTGATCATCAATATCGCCTACTTCTGTTACGGCGGGCTGTTCGCGATCGTGAAGGCAACCAAGATCTCCACCTCGGTGGCCTGCCCGTGGCCCTATCCGGAAGTGAAGATCTATGACCCGCAAGGCTTCTACGAGGAAAACGGTCAGGAGGGTCCGTACTCCGTGGGGATCATGTCGACCTGGATGAGCGGACAGCCCGACGGGCGACCGGATGTGGAGCTGGGCGCCAAGAGCGACCGGTGCGCACCGGAAGCGCAGAGGTGA